Proteins found in one Bacillota bacterium genomic segment:
- the nifS gene encoding cysteine desulfurase NifS, which produces MQRVYFDHAATTPVHPEVIAAMLPYFHNSFGNPSSIHSFGRESRQAVDSARERVAKVLGASPREIYFTSGGTEADNIAIQGVALAKKGQGRHIITSQIEHHAVLDACKYLETQGFAVTYLPVDEYGRVRVEDVLAALRPDTILITIMHANNEVGTIQPIREISAIAREHKVTFHTDAVQTVGSIPVNVDDLGVDLLTLSAHKFYGPKGIGVLYIRKGTKLKPLYHGGGQERKFRPGTENHVGIIGLAKALEIAAADMTSKQAEVAALRDKLMAGLLEIPEVKPNGHPTERLPGNVNISIRYVEGESLILSLDMQGVAVSSGSACTSGSLDPSHVLLAMGLSHGEAHGSLRLTLGRDTTPAEVDYVLSILPPIVLRLRQMSPLFHKR; this is translated from the coding sequence ATGCAAAGAGTGTATTTTGACCACGCCGCAACAACCCCTGTTCACCCCGAAGTTATCGCCGCCATGCTGCCCTACTTTCATAACAGCTTTGGCAATCCGTCTAGCATTCATAGCTTCGGCCGCGAGTCACGCCAAGCAGTTGACAGCGCCCGCGAAAGGGTGGCCAAGGTGCTAGGCGCCTCACCTAGAGAAATCTACTTTACCTCTGGCGGCACCGAAGCGGATAATATCGCTATACAAGGCGTAGCTCTCGCCAAAAAGGGCCAGGGGCGCCACATCATAACTTCCCAAATCGAGCATCATGCCGTACTAGATGCCTGTAAGTACTTGGAGACCCAAGGTTTTGCCGTAACTTACCTGCCGGTCGACGAGTATGGCCGTGTGCGCGTAGAGGACGTTTTGGCGGCGCTTCGCCCCGACACTATTCTTATCACTATAATGCATGCCAACAACGAAGTCGGCACCATACAGCCGATCCGCGAGATTAGCGCCATAGCGCGAGAGCACAAAGTAACTTTTCACACCGATGCCGTGCAGACTGTAGGCAGCATTCCTGTTAATGTCGACGACCTCGGCGTCGATTTGCTCACCTTGTCCGCCCATAAGTTCTACGGGCCTAAGGGCATAGGCGTGCTCTACATTCGCAAAGGCACGAAGTTAAAGCCCCTCTACCATGGCGGCGGGCAAGAGCGCAAGTTCCGGCCCGGCACCGAAAATCATGTGGGCATTATCGGCCTAGCCAAGGCTTTAGAAATAGCCGCTGCCGATATGACCAGTAAGCAGGCCGAAGTAGCGGCCCTGCGCGACAAACTCATGGCGGGGCTCTTAGAAATACCCGAGGTCAAGCCAAATGGCCACCCCACAGAGCGTCTGCCCGGCAATGTCAATATCAGCATTCGCTATGTCGAAGGTGAGTCGCTCATCCTAAGCCTTGACATGCAGGGCGTAGCCGTCTCTAGCGGCTCAGCCTGCACCTCTGGCAGTCTCGACCCTTCGCATGTCTTGCTGGCCATGGGCTTAAGTCATGGCGAGGCGCATGGCTCGTTGCGCCTGACCTTAGGGCGCGACACTACCCCGGCGGAAGTGGACTATGTGCTCTCTATACTGCCACCCATCGTCCTGCGTCTGCGCCAGATGTCACCCCTTTTCCACAAGAGATAA
- the prfA gene encoding peptide chain release factor 1 — translation MIEKLRAIKERYDELTALVSDPSVIGRQNEWRALIKERASLTDLVTAFEELDKAMNEVAELKRALEGQNDPEFRDMLEAEVRVQQEASLRLQAEIKVLLLPKDPNDDKNVIVEVRAGAGGNEAALFAGNLYRMYTRFAERQGWKTELMSASLSDLGGFKEAIFMIEGKGAYSKLKFESGVHRVQRVPDTEASGRIHTSTATVAVLPEAEEVDIMIDQNDLRIDTFCSSGPGGQSVNTTYSAVRITHLPTGIAVNMQDEKSQTKNRDKAMKVLRARLLEAEQSKRDAELTEARRGQVGSGDRSERIRTYNFSQSRVSDHRINLTTHRLDAILDGDIHELIDALTTHDQLEKLQRS, via the coding sequence ATGATTGAAAAACTAAGAGCAATTAAAGAGCGCTACGATGAGTTGACCGCTCTTGTCAGTGACCCTAGCGTTATCGGCCGCCAAAATGAGTGGCGTGCCTTAATTAAAGAACGCGCTTCTCTCACCGACTTAGTCACCGCCTTCGAGGAGCTAGACAAAGCCATGAATGAGGTGGCGGAGCTTAAACGGGCCTTAGAGGGCCAAAACGACCCCGAGTTTCGCGACATGCTCGAAGCCGAGGTGAGGGTGCAGCAAGAGGCTTCTCTGCGTTTGCAGGCCGAGATAAAAGTCTTGCTCCTGCCTAAGGACCCGAATGACGACAAGAACGTCATCGTGGAGGTGCGCGCCGGGGCGGGTGGCAATGAGGCGGCACTTTTTGCCGGCAATTTGTACCGCATGTACACGCGTTTTGCCGAGCGCCAAGGTTGGAAGACAGAGCTCATGTCAGCGTCCCTAAGTGACCTCGGCGGCTTCAAAGAAGCCATCTTTATGATCGAAGGCAAGGGCGCTTACAGCAAACTTAAATTTGAGAGCGGTGTGCACCGCGTGCAGAGGGTGCCAGACACCGAGGCGAGTGGGCGCATCCATACTTCTACCGCGACGGTGGCCGTGCTGCCCGAGGCCGAAGAAGTAGATATCATGATTGACCAAAACGATTTGCGCATCGACACCTTTTGTTCGAGCGGCCCCGGTGGGCAGTCCGTAAATACTACTTATTCCGCAGTGCGTATCACCCACTTGCCGACTGGCATTGCCGTCAATATGCAGGACGAAAAATCGCAAACCAAGAACCGCGACAAGGCCATGAAGGTCTTGCGCGCGCGTCTTTTAGAGGCAGAGCAAAGCAAGCGCGACGCCGAGCTGACTGAAGCAAGGCGCGGCCAAGTAGGTAGCGGCGACCGCAGTGAGCGCATTCGCACCTATAATTTCTCGCAGAGCCGTGTCTCTGACCACCGCATCAACCTCACCACCCATCGCCTCGACGCCATTCTCGATGGCGACATCCATGAGTTAATTGACGCCCTGACCACGCACGATCAGCTCGAGAAATTGCAGCGGTCATAA
- the nifU gene encoding Fe-S cluster assembly scaffold protein NifU, whose amino-acid sequence MSSYNEKVMDHFKNPRNVGSLDDADGIGEVGNISCGDIMRIYIKVDQDERISDIKFQTFGCGAAVATSSMVTELAKGKTLDEALNMSNKDVASSLDGLPPVKMHCSNLAADALHGAIKNYRERKHA is encoded by the coding sequence ATGAGTAGTTACAACGAAAAGGTCATGGACCACTTTAAGAATCCGCGCAATGTTGGGTCGCTTGACGACGCCGATGGCATAGGCGAGGTCGGCAACATCAGCTGCGGCGACATCATGCGCATCTACATTAAAGTCGACCAAGACGAGCGCATCAGTGACATTAAATTTCAGACCTTTGGCTGTGGGGCCGCCGTCGCCACCAGCAGTATGGTCACGGAGCTAGCCAAAGGCAAGACCTTAGACGAGGCGCTAAATATGAGCAACAAAGATGTGGCCTCTTCGCTCGACGGCCTGCCGCCGGTGAAAATGCACTGTTCAAACCTAGCCGCCGACGCCCTGCATGGCGCTATTAAGAATTATCGCGAACGCAAGCACGCCTAA
- a CDS encoding phage integrase N-terminal SAM-like domain-containing protein, with product MFNISKELELYFELKGTPASSRESYARRIIAFNEFLRARDKSPDEAVTRDVQEYILYLRQKKGLSAGTINTYISSIRFFFIHVLGKDWDKNRIPRMRRVRKL from the coding sequence ATGTTTAACATCAGTAAGGAGCTCGAGTTATACTTTGAGTTAAAGGGAACGCCAGCGTCCTCGCGAGAGTCGTATGCTCGCCGGATAATCGCATTCAACGAGTTCTTGCGGGCAAGGGACAAGAGCCCGGACGAAGCCGTGACAAGAGATGTTCAAGAATACATCTTGTACCTCAGGCAAAAGAAAGGGCTATCCGCCGGAACTATCAACACCTACATTTCTTCAATTAGGTTTTTCTTCATACACGTGCTAGGCAAGGACTGGGACAAGAACAGGATCCCTCGGATGAGAAGAGTACGTAAGCTCC
- the rpmE gene encoding 50S ribosomal protein L31 — MKEKIHPIYHKALVTCACGATFESGSVKKQLRVELCSKCHPFFTGKQKFADAGGRVDRFKKKYGLTEQ; from the coding sequence GTGAAAGAGAAAATTCATCCCATTTACCATAAAGCCCTAGTAACCTGCGCCTGCGGTGCAACGTTTGAGTCGGGTTCTGTGAAGAAACAGTTGCGCGTTGAGCTCTGCTCTAAGTGTCACCCCTTCTTCACTGGCAAGCAAAAGTTTGCCGATGCCGGCGGTCGTGTCGATCGTTTCAAGAAGAAGTACGGGTTAACGGAACAGTAA
- a CDS encoding DUF1385 domain-containing protein, with product MAGKTVGGQAVMEGVLMRAPEGLAIAVRRSDQTISVTRRKTASSVSRSRFFRLPIVRGAVALVDTLVIGLDALMYSAAESGDEDLQLSKGTLGLTVLAGVALAVGLFFLLPTVLVRLLGYNVLHPVAANLTEGAIRLLIFVGYISAISAWSELRRFYQYHGAEHKVIACYEAGEELTVANVKKHSALHLRCGTAFLLIVMVLSMLFFSLFGWPSLIVRVVLRILFLPLVAGLAYEVIKFSARSTSRVWRLVMWPGLLLQRLTTREPDDAQVEVAIAALKAALEPAN from the coding sequence GTGGCAGGCAAAACCGTGGGCGGCCAAGCCGTCATGGAAGGCGTCTTGATGCGCGCACCCGAGGGTTTGGCTATTGCGGTCAGGCGCAGCGACCAGACTATTAGCGTCACCAGGCGCAAAACGGCCTCCTCTGTATCGCGCAGCCGCTTTTTTAGGCTGCCTATTGTGCGTGGGGCGGTAGCGTTAGTCGATACCCTAGTCATCGGCCTTGACGCCCTGATGTATTCGGCAGCGGAGTCAGGCGATGAGGATCTGCAATTATCTAAGGGCACACTTGGTCTTACGGTGCTAGCGGGGGTAGCGCTCGCGGTGGGGCTATTCTTTCTCTTACCAACAGTGCTCGTTCGTCTTCTAGGCTACAACGTGTTGCACCCTGTAGCGGCTAATTTGACCGAGGGGGCCATTCGCTTACTTATTTTCGTCGGCTATATTTCGGCCATCTCCGCTTGGTCTGAACTGCGGCGCTTTTACCAGTACCATGGTGCCGAACACAAGGTCATTGCCTGTTACGAAGCCGGGGAAGAATTAACCGTGGCCAATGTCAAGAAGCACTCTGCCCTGCACCTTAGGTGTGGAACAGCTTTTTTGCTCATAGTCATGGTTCTTAGCATGCTATTTTTCTCTCTCTTTGGCTGGCCCAGCCTCATAGTGCGTGTAGTGCTGCGCATATTATTTTTGCCGCTAGTTGCCGGCTTAGCCTATGAAGTAATAAAATTTTCTGCGCGTAGTACTAGTCGCGTTTGGCGTCTAGTGATGTGGCCGGGGCTACTGCTACAGCGCTTAACCACGCGCGAGCCGGATGATGCCCAAGTAGAGGTCGCTATCGCCGCCCTTAAAGCCGCGCTAGAGCCCGCCAACTAA
- the prmC gene encoding peptide chain release factor N(5)-glutamine methyltransferase has translation MGAKSSLTWQSIFRWGSAELSSAGVADAAWQAEVALRAVLGITRAEFFAAPEKLIAHDYVQCYQTDIARLAAGVPLQYLLGRTEFYGREFILTPAVLIPRPDTEILVEVALAKLAHLASLYSEELEVLDMCTGSGCVGLSLAASGYKARLTLTDVSPAALEVAATNTRHLGLADRVLLREGSLWQPVQGRKFHLVVSNPPYIPSREIATLDPAVQEEPRLALDGGPDGLEFYRHIVAQAPAFLHPAGCLAVEIGATQGADVAAMFSAAGFGEITLSQDLAGRDRVCAGRRC, from the coding sequence ATGGGCGCTAAGTCATCCTTAACCTGGCAAAGTATCTTTCGCTGGGGCAGCGCAGAGCTTTCGTCGGCGGGGGTAGCAGACGCCGCCTGGCAGGCCGAAGTAGCCCTGCGCGCTGTGCTTGGCATAACGCGGGCCGAGTTTTTTGCCGCGCCGGAGAAGCTCATAGCGCATGATTATGTGCAGTGCTACCAGACCGATATTGCGCGTCTTGCCGCGGGGGTTCCCCTGCAATACCTCCTCGGTCGCACCGAATTTTACGGGCGGGAGTTTATACTAACTCCCGCTGTGCTTATTCCCCGCCCCGACACCGAAATATTGGTCGAGGTGGCGCTCGCAAAATTAGCTCATCTCGCGAGTCTCTATAGCGAAGAGCTCGAGGTGCTCGATATGTGCACCGGCTCTGGCTGCGTGGGCCTCTCCCTCGCCGCTTCGGGTTACAAGGCGCGCCTCACCCTGACCGATGTGTCTCCTGCCGCACTAGAGGTCGCCGCCACAAATACCCGCCACTTAGGTCTAGCCGACAGGGTTTTGCTGCGCGAGGGTAGTCTGTGGCAGCCCGTACAGGGCCGCAAGTTTCACCTGGTAGTAAGTAACCCGCCCTATATTCCGAGCAGAGAGATCGCTACTCTCGACCCTGCAGTACAAGAGGAGCCGCGTCTCGCCCTAGATGGGGGGCCAGATGGGCTAGAATTTTACCGCCACATAGTTGCACAAGCCCCTGCCTTCCTGCATCCCGCAGGGTGCCTCGCGGTAGAAATCGGTGCTACGCAGGGGGCCGACGTAGCGGCAATGTTCAGTGCGGCGGGTTTTGGCGAAATTACCCTCTCCCAAGACTTGGCCGGCCGTGACAGGGTCTGCGCTGGCAGGCGGTGTTGA